From a single Micromonospora sp. WMMD1102 genomic region:
- a CDS encoding CsbD family protein — MSAMDKMRNKAEELKGAAKERMGDRTDNEQMRGEGASEQMRAKAKQAGSNVKDAGRNARETFDR, encoded by the coding sequence ATGAGTGCCATGGACAAGATGCGCAACAAGGCGGAGGAGTTGAAGGGCGCCGCCAAGGAGCGGATGGGCGACCGGACCGACAACGAGCAGATGCGTGGCGAGGGCGCCTCCGAGCAGATGCGGGCCAAGGCGAAGCAGGCCGGCTCCAACGTGAAGGATGCCGGCCGCAACGCCAGGGAGACGTTCGACCGTTGA
- a CDS encoding RICIN domain-containing protein: MRTKSRLGSLGMSLVVGAAAVLVAVTGTQTPVQAAPVTITNGTQFRDTGGNLLQAHGGGVLKVGDHYYWFGENRNPDNTFRAVSVYRSTNLRDWEFRNNVLTQASAAELQVANIERPKVIYNASTGRYVMWMHKENGSNYNEARAAVASAATVDGNYTYHGSFRPLGQHMSRDITLYNDNGTAYMISAADENYDLHIYRLTPDFLNIATLVGNFWNDAHREAPAMFRRGSTYFLLTSAATGWNPNQARYATAASITGPWSGWTNVGDSTTFRSQPTYVLPVQGSSTTSYLYLGDRWAGAWGGPVNDSQYVWLPISFPSSTSMSLSWYPSITIDTATGTVTGQSPPYYRITARHSGKVLDVVSNSTADNAEVKQYAWNGGGNQRWEFQDAGGGYFRIVNQNSGKCLDVAAASTADGANIIQYGCGAGSNQQWQWVATGSYHQLRARHSGKCLDVVSGGTTDGTDVTQYSCGSGTNQQWTRTQS, from the coding sequence GTGCGAACGAAGAGCCGGCTCGGATCGCTCGGCATGTCGCTGGTCGTCGGCGCGGCGGCCGTCCTGGTGGCGGTGACGGGGACGCAGACGCCCGTCCAGGCGGCGCCGGTCACCATCACCAACGGCACCCAGTTCCGGGACACCGGCGGCAACCTGCTCCAGGCGCACGGCGGCGGGGTGCTCAAGGTCGGTGACCACTACTACTGGTTCGGCGAGAACCGCAACCCGGACAACACCTTCCGGGCCGTCTCCGTGTACCGCTCCACCAACCTGCGCGACTGGGAGTTCCGCAACAACGTACTCACCCAGGCGTCGGCCGCCGAGTTGCAGGTCGCCAACATCGAACGGCCGAAGGTGATCTACAACGCCAGCACCGGCCGGTACGTGATGTGGATGCACAAGGAGAACGGCTCCAACTACAACGAGGCCCGCGCCGCCGTCGCCTCCGCCGCCACCGTGGACGGCAACTACACCTACCACGGCAGCTTCCGGCCGCTCGGCCAGCACATGTCCCGGGACATCACGCTCTACAACGACAACGGCACCGCATACATGATCTCGGCCGCCGACGAGAACTACGACCTGCACATCTACCGGCTCACGCCGGACTTCCTCAACATCGCCACCCTGGTCGGCAACTTCTGGAACGACGCCCACCGCGAGGCACCGGCGATGTTCAGGCGCGGCAGCACCTACTTCCTGCTGACCTCCGCGGCGACCGGCTGGAACCCCAACCAGGCCAGGTACGCCACCGCGGCCAGCATCACCGGCCCGTGGAGCGGCTGGACCAACGTCGGCGACTCGACCACCTTCCGGTCCCAGCCGACCTACGTGCTGCCGGTCCAGGGCAGCTCCACCACCAGCTACCTCTACCTGGGCGACCGCTGGGCGGGCGCCTGGGGCGGACCGGTGAACGACTCCCAGTACGTCTGGCTGCCGATCAGCTTCCCGTCCAGCACCAGCATGAGCCTGAGCTGGTATCCGTCGATCACGATCGACACCGCCACCGGCACCGTCACCGGCCAGTCGCCGCCCTACTACCGGATCACCGCCCGGCACAGCGGGAAGGTCCTCGACGTGGTGAGCAACTCCACGGCCGACAACGCCGAGGTCAAGCAGTACGCCTGGAACGGCGGCGGGAACCAGCGGTGGGAGTTCCAGGACGCCGGCGGCGGATACTTCCGGATCGTCAACCAGAACAGCGGCAAGTGCCTCGACGTCGCCGCCGCCTCGACGGCCGACGGCGCCAACATCATCCAGTACGGCTGCGGCGCAGGCAGCAACCAGCAGTGGCAGTGGGTGGCCACCGGCAGCTACCACCAGCTCCGGGCCCGGCACAGCGGCAAGTGCCTCGACGTGGTCAGCGGCGGCACCACCGACGGCACCGACGTCACCCAGTACAGCTGCGGCAGCGGGACGAACCAGCAGTGGACCCGGACCCAGTCGTGA
- a CDS encoding lysine 2,3-aminomutase, whose protein sequence is MLAPRDPAGPAHPDPTERPGTGQPYEYRRRALVEPDWTRFPGWRHVTREQWESAQWQRANCVKNVKQLRAVLGDGVDDDCYADLGTDQATQATMSMLVPPQMLNTMMPDGPVGTDAFRADPIRRYMLPLAGDRRTDWPSHPYATRDSLHEHDMWVAEGLTHRYPTKVLAELLSTCPQYCGHCTRMDLVGNSTPTVHKLRLSLKPVDRYDAHIDYLRAHPGVRDVVVSGGDVANVPWRNLESYLMRLLQIETIRDIRLATKALAGLPQHWLQPEVVEGLERVARTAARRGVNLAIHTHVNHVQSLTPLVARAAQTALEVGVRDVRNQGVLMRGVNATAADLLDLCFALQGEAGILPYYFYMCDMIPNAEHWRVPVWHAQRLQHDMMGYLPGYATPRIVCDVPFVGKRWVHMVTEYDRERGISYWTKNYRTSIESDDLAALDRRYAYYDPIDSLPEAGRAWWARHGAQTDH, encoded by the coding sequence GTGCTCGCCCCCCGCGACCCCGCCGGACCGGCGCACCCGGACCCGACCGAGCGGCCCGGCACCGGCCAGCCGTACGAATACCGCCGCCGCGCCCTGGTCGAGCCCGACTGGACCCGCTTCCCCGGCTGGCGGCACGTAACCCGCGAACAGTGGGAGTCCGCGCAGTGGCAGCGGGCCAACTGCGTCAAGAACGTCAAACAGCTCCGTGCCGTCCTCGGCGACGGCGTCGACGACGACTGCTACGCCGACCTCGGCACCGACCAGGCCACCCAGGCCACCATGTCGATGCTGGTCCCGCCACAGATGCTCAACACGATGATGCCGGACGGCCCGGTCGGCACCGACGCCTTCCGGGCCGACCCGATCCGCCGGTACATGCTGCCGCTCGCCGGCGACCGGCGCACCGACTGGCCCTCCCACCCGTACGCCACCCGCGACTCGCTGCATGAACACGACATGTGGGTCGCCGAGGGGCTCACCCACCGCTACCCCACCAAAGTGCTCGCCGAACTGCTCTCCACCTGCCCCCAGTACTGCGGGCACTGCACCCGGATGGATCTGGTCGGCAACTCCACCCCGACCGTGCACAAGCTCCGGCTCAGCCTCAAGCCCGTCGACAGGTACGACGCGCACATCGACTACCTGCGCGCCCACCCCGGCGTACGGGACGTGGTCGTCTCCGGCGGCGACGTGGCCAACGTGCCGTGGCGGAACCTGGAGTCGTACCTGATGCGGCTGCTCCAGATCGAGACGATCCGGGACATCCGGCTGGCCACCAAGGCGCTTGCCGGACTACCCCAGCACTGGCTCCAGCCCGAGGTGGTGGAGGGACTCGAACGGGTCGCCCGGACCGCCGCCCGGCGCGGCGTCAACCTCGCCATCCACACCCACGTCAACCACGTCCAGTCGCTCACCCCACTGGTCGCCCGCGCCGCGCAGACCGCCCTGGAGGTCGGCGTCCGAGACGTCCGGAACCAGGGTGTGCTGATGCGCGGCGTCAACGCGACCGCCGCCGACCTGCTCGACCTCTGCTTCGCACTCCAGGGGGAGGCGGGAATCCTGCCGTACTACTTCTACATGTGCGACATGATCCCGAACGCGGAGCACTGGCGGGTGCCGGTCTGGCACGCCCAGCGGCTCCAGCACGACATGATGGGCTACCTGCCCGGCTACGCCACCCCGCGGATCGTCTGTGACGTGCCGTTCGTCGGCAAGCGCTGGGTGCACATGGTCACCGAGTACGACCGGGAACGCGGCATCTCGTACTGGACCAAGAACTACCGTACGTCGATCGAGTCCGACGACCTCGCCGCGCTCGACCGGCGGTACGCCTACTACGACCCGATCGACAGTCTGCCCGAGGCCGGCCGGGCCTGGTGGGCCCGGCACGGCGCTCAGACGGATCACTGA